The Anastrepha ludens isolate Willacy chromosome 2, idAnaLude1.1, whole genome shotgun sequence DNA window cgagcttacgaacaatcgctggttgtgattttccagttaAATAGATATAATGAACACTATTAGGCTTGAAGtccattaatgatttttttttttttttttcgcgtttactttcggcaaaatgcttccgcgcgcttgtaaacaatactctggattgTCATTTAGCTAATTAACAGACAATTAATGCAACAGAATAACTAATGCacgcatcagctgcgcgagtaGTTagaagagaacgtaggttctttttttgatatctcgcttagttttcgagatattaaataaaaaataataataataataataaaataaccctcatcagtccgactccggctacgcaatccaccgtatttttgcttttttttattcaatatctcgaaaactacccgagatatcaaaaaatgttactccttcatttcgttttcttttgtcgAGTTCTATAAGAATCCCCATTCAGTGAATCGTAGTAATGGGCGTAGGCGATATTTATTCTTATTCGTTATGCGTTCTTATTGTTACGCGTTGCACAAACATACAACACGTCTGACTGGGGCATTATAAGCGGGCGGGCAtggaaaattgttaaattttagtttcgAAGCAATTACTTATTTATAGCGGTTTGTAAGGTTATGGATTTAATCCCTTATCTCCGAAGCGGAAAACGCATCACAACTCTAACACCATTTTATCGGCACATGCAGACCACTTCGTTCTTGGTTTCCGTTTTTTCACACATCTGCAagcacaataaataattttgatttatattaaatCATATTATTTCATTCTTACGATCCCATATTTGCATCCTTTTCTCATCCAATTGTTAACAGcgtcacaattttttgatgCATTCACAATAGAACTAAACAGAGTTGCatttttccatacttttttACAGATTTTCCAATAAAACTCGGTTACTCCACCAGATTAACTCGAGGTTAGCAGCCAATCTACTTGTATGGATACCTGCCAGGCTAAGACCTAAATTAACGAATGAACCCTGAAAGTGGAGATAACCTCGTTAACCTCGTAATATGTAAACGTGCTATAAGGGTCTCTTTATGGTGATTAGATCATTCAATACCTGATACAGCAACTCTATGTAAATCAGCTGGAGTAATTGAATAATCTTGATAGAATACGTTTTGGTGTGTAGGTAAAATGCGGTTAACTAATAAATTATATGCCCAGCATTTAGGATGGACTTTCAAGAAACATTGGATCGTACAAAGTAAAAGAACGCCACGTGATACTGGTGCTGCagctgagttaaaaaaaattggagtctCCGTTAAGGATGTTGTTGATTTACCAGAACATGAAGCATATTGTAATCaagaaaagtatttaaaatataatttcatattgcTTGtctcaaataaaattataactaaTCTTAGGTTGGAAGCAATTAATGGGGGAAAAACCTCGCTTCGGGATGATAAAACACATCCCAATTGGAATTTAAAACCGTGCCATACATTTGGAAATAGTAATGTATTACTTGAAGGTATGAGTCAAGCACTATTGCTTACTAAGTCTGTTGAGATTCCTAGTTTACCAAAGTGCATTCGGGAGTCCATGGACGGTATTCAAATTAGTGGATTGTTAGAGCGCAAAGTTAAAGAAGCTGTTATGGCTTCACATCTTTTCTCTGCTGATCAAGTAAAACTGCCTAAGAGAAGGAATCCATTACGACCTGAATACAATTTACCTCGAGATTACGGCATTCCACAAAAACGTAGAGTGTgagtcttttgttttgttttattttatgtttcgtTTACGAAATACTTTTCCTAATTGAATGTTCAGCTCGATATTGATAAACAAGCTTCTCTCAGAGTGCGAGAAATTTGCAGGTCGGAATATAAATTCACAACGCCGCTTACTTGACCAAGCAAACTTCAAAGTAACTGTACCGAAAAATGATGACTTattactatttgatgtcaatgtACAAAAGATTATAACGGCAAGCCGACCTCTTGATGCAATTAAAGGCAAATATGATTCTGAATTACCAGATTTGCATCCTATTAAGTATACAATATCTATGCCAAAGCAGCATGTATATATACCTGAAACAATTTATCGTAAGATATTTAAAGATTTTCTGCTTGTGTAGGTTTGTTAAATGTAAATGATAATTTTCACAGCATTTGGCGGCAACCTGAACGGCTGTAATCCACATacaatatttgtaaattttaacaacgaggaagttaaaaatattcatgatTTACAAATAAACGTATCACAATTCCAAAGTCGTA harbors:
- the LOC128871891 gene encoding 39S ribosomal protein L37, mitochondrial isoform X2; the encoded protein is MRLTNKLYAQHLGWTFKKHWIVQSKRTPRDTGAAAELKKIGVSVKDVVDLPEHEAYCNQEKLEAINGGKTSLRDDKTHPNWNLKPCHTFGNSNVLLEGMSQALLLTKSVEIPSLPKCIRESMDGIQISGLLERKVKEAVMASHLFSADQVKLPKRRNPLRPEYNLPRDYGIPQKRRVSILINKLLSECEKFAGRNINSQRRLLDQANFKVTVPKNDDLLLFDVNVQKIITASRPLDAIKGKYDSELPDLHPIKYTISMPKQHVYIPETIYPFGGNLNGCNPHTIFVNFNNEEVKNIHDLQINVSQFQSRNLLKAFSVAAARAKQLYGDLAFKNISRPIVVQSIQTDGRTFHFGVFQLNTLRLDNLEGPKNYWFHQNNEDLFQLCEYGSGKPTLEGFNKDVFRYICAFYSNA
- the LOC128871891 gene encoding 39S ribosomal protein L37, mitochondrial isoform X1; translated protein: MRLTNKLYAQHLGWTFKKHWIVQSKRTPRDTGAAAELKKIGVSVKDVVDLPEHEAYCNQEKYLKYNFILLVSNKIITNLRLEAINGGKTSLRDDKTHPNWNLKPCHTFGNSNVLLEGMSQALLLTKSVEIPSLPKCIRESMDGIQISGLLERKVKEAVMASHLFSADQVKLPKRRNPLRPEYNLPRDYGIPQKRRVSILINKLLSECEKFAGRNINSQRRLLDQANFKVTVPKNDDLLLFDVNVQKIITASRPLDAIKGKYDSELPDLHPIKYTISMPKQHVYIPETIYPFGGNLNGCNPHTIFVNFNNEEVKNIHDLQINVSQFQSRNLLKAFSVAAARAKQLYGDLAFKNISRPIVVQSIQTDGRTFHFGVFQLNTLRLDNLEGPKNYWFHQNNEDLFQLCEYGSGKPTLEGFNKDVFRYICAFYSNA